A part of Larkinella insperata genomic DNA contains:
- a CDS encoding succinate dehydrogenase/fumarate reductase iron-sulfur subunit, protein MNVTLKVWRQKNSQSPGKLVEYHVKDLSPDMSFLEMFDVLNQDLIHRGEDPVVFDHDCREGICGSCAMFIDGRAHGPQTGGATCLLHMRSFADGSTIVVEPWRARAFPVIKDLAVDRSAFDRIVQAGGYISVNTGAAPDANEIPIPREKQEQSMDAAACIACGACVAACKNASAMLFTAAQVSKFAVLPQGEPERQLRVERMVAQMDAEGFGACSFIGACSVECPASISLDHITRLNREYIGAKLTSNNV, encoded by the coding sequence ATGAACGTCACGTTGAAAGTCTGGCGGCAGAAAAACAGCCAGTCACCCGGCAAACTCGTAGAATACCACGTAAAGGATTTGTCTCCTGATATGTCCTTTCTGGAGATGTTTGACGTCCTGAACCAGGATTTGATCCACCGGGGTGAAGATCCGGTCGTCTTTGATCACGATTGTCGCGAGGGCATCTGCGGCTCCTGCGCGATGTTTATCGACGGCCGGGCGCACGGTCCGCAAACCGGCGGAGCCACCTGTCTGCTGCACATGCGCAGTTTTGCCGACGGCAGCACCATTGTGGTCGAACCCTGGCGGGCGCGGGCCTTTCCCGTCATCAAGGACCTGGCCGTCGACCGGTCTGCTTTTGACCGGATTGTTCAGGCGGGCGGGTACATTTCCGTCAATACCGGGGCCGCCCCCGACGCCAATGAAATACCGATTCCCCGCGAAAAACAGGAGCAGTCGATGGACGCAGCCGCCTGCATTGCCTGCGGAGCCTGCGTTGCGGCCTGCAAAAATGCCTCGGCGATGCTGTTCACGGCCGCCCAGGTTTCCAAATTCGCCGTACTGCCGCAGGGTGAGCCCGAACGCCAGCTCCGGGTTGAGCGAATGGTCGCCCAGATGGATGCCGAAGGGTTCGGGGCCTGTTCGTTCATTGGTGCCTGCTCGGTGGAATGCCCGGCTTCCATTTCGCTGGACCACATCACCCGGCTCAACCGGGAATACATCGGTGCTAAATTGACTTCCAATAACGTGTAA
- the uvsE gene encoding UV DNA damage repair endonuclease UvsE, producing the protein MMSSPVNMGYACINLSLQAQKITTNRGMIKKTFLERGLAYASELALKNVQDLLTIVDWNLQHGFRLFRISSDLFPWASEYRIMNLPDFPAIRATLEEIGRRPIRLTTHPGPFNQLAGQGKVLDNTLIDLEYQSELFDLMGLKPSHWNKINIHVGGTYGDKAASLARFAQNFKLLSENLRARLTVENDDRQNLYSVADLRPLHEAVGIPIVFDYFHHSLNPGSQTEEEAFLMAYNTWDVRPVFHYSDSRQNRENPSARREAHADWLYSTVNTYGKEVDIVFESKMKELAVMRLRGEEPAIPPAVQKLMKLQQSE; encoded by the coding sequence ATGATGTCGTCACCAGTCAACATGGGATATGCCTGTATCAATCTGAGTTTACAGGCGCAGAAGATCACCACCAACCGGGGGATGATCAAGAAGACGTTTCTGGAGCGCGGTCTGGCGTATGCCTCCGAACTGGCCCTGAAGAACGTACAGGACTTGTTAACCATTGTCGACTGGAACCTGCAACACGGTTTTCGCTTGTTTCGTATCTCGTCGGACCTGTTTCCCTGGGCGTCGGAATACCGGATTATGAACCTGCCGGACTTTCCGGCCATCCGGGCCACGCTGGAAGAAATCGGTCGACGGCCCATCCGCCTGACCACGCATCCGGGTCCGTTCAATCAACTGGCCGGACAGGGCAAGGTGCTGGACAATACCCTGATCGATCTGGAATACCAGTCGGAACTGTTCGACCTGATGGGGCTAAAACCGTCGCACTGGAACAAAATCAATATTCACGTCGGCGGCACCTACGGCGACAAGGCTGCGTCGCTGGCTCGGTTTGCCCAGAATTTTAAACTGCTGTCCGAAAACCTGCGGGCGCGTCTGACGGTGGAAAACGACGATCGGCAGAACCTATATTCTGTAGCCGATTTGCGGCCGCTTCACGAAGCCGTGGGCATTCCTATTGTCTTTGATTATTTCCACCACTCGCTCAACCCCGGTAGCCAGACCGAAGAAGAAGCCTTTCTGATGGCTTACAACACCTGGGATGTGCGCCCGGTTTTCCATTATTCCGACTCCCGCCAAAACCGCGAAAACCCGTCTGCCCGGCGCGAAGCCCACGCCGACTGGCTTTATTCGACCGTCAACACCTACGGCAAGGAGGTGGACATCGTCTTTGAATCGAAGATGAAAGAACTCGCCGTGATGCGCCTGCGGGGTGAGGAGCCCGCCATACCGCCCGCCGTACAAAAACTAATGAAGCTCCAGCAGTCAGAATAA
- a CDS encoding MCP four helix bundle domain-containing protein has protein sequence MKWSFIIQQKLKAAVLLTSIMALVVLCSFLSKNAIKHINTSFSSIYQDRLIPAVDMVYLSENLYTKRLSLEKYLLSDTDLTLAQVSQQLQKQDHAIDSLLSDVEKTFLVAEEAKNLHTFKDRVKAYTVLEARILRLSQTGQKAAGSALFNGRGAAMFQESIQCLNALTRIQSTVGRSLMKESQSESSQFNLLSSLQIGVAIVIGLVVLGLIYNSKMVNHEKQPFHLN, from the coding sequence ATGAAGTGGTCGTTTATTATTCAGCAAAAATTAAAAGCCGCCGTTTTGTTAACCAGCATTATGGCGCTCGTTGTGTTGTGTTCGTTTCTTTCTAAAAATGCGATAAAACACATCAATACATCGTTCTCATCCATTTATCAGGACCGGCTTATCCCCGCGGTTGACATGGTTTATCTAAGCGAAAATCTGTACACCAAACGGCTTTCACTGGAAAAATACCTGCTTTCGGATACGGATTTGACGCTGGCTCAGGTGAGTCAACAGCTGCAAAAGCAGGACCACGCCATTGATTCATTGCTTAGCGATGTGGAAAAAACGTTTCTGGTGGCCGAAGAGGCCAAGAATCTGCATACGTTTAAAGACCGGGTAAAAGCCTATACGGTATTGGAAGCCAGGATTCTGCGGTTGAGCCAGACCGGACAGAAAGCCGCCGGGAGCGCCTTGTTCAATGGGCGCGGGGCCGCCATGTTTCAGGAATCCATCCAGTGTCTGAATGCCTTAACCCGTATTCAATCGACTGTTGGGCGGAGCCTGATGAAAGAATCGCAAAGCGAATCTTCTCAATTCAACCTTCTTTCTTCTCTACAGATTGGCGTTGCCATTGTTATTGGTCTGGTGGTGCTGGGGCTGATCTATAACTCGAAAATGGTTAACCACGAAAAGCAACCTTTTCACCTGAATTAA
- a CDS encoding ROK family protein, translating into MNLGIEIGGTKLQVVTGTGTTIQQHFRYPVDKAQGANGILRQIDEAIRQVTEPLETVGVGFGGPVDTHTGQIATSHQIAGWSGLNLTAWLRERTAAAPVRVENDANVAALGEALHGAGRQFRQVFYVTLGSGVGGGMVIDGNIYHGVPPGETEIGHIRLDKSGKTVESVCSGWAVDQEIRRAIADLSSDSILKQLVGSATAGEARFLREAFDRGDPTAGQIFERLADDLAFGLSHVVHLLHPDVIVLGGGLSLTGEPLRAAVESNLPHYIMGAFQPGPAVRLAELGENAVPIGALNLSSK; encoded by the coding sequence ATGAATCTTGGTATTGAAATTGGCGGTACGAAACTTCAGGTTGTAACGGGCACGGGCACCACCATCCAACAACATTTTCGCTACCCGGTTGACAAGGCGCAGGGCGCTAACGGTATCTTAAGACAAATAGACGAAGCCATTCGGCAGGTTACCGAGCCATTGGAAACCGTCGGCGTCGGGTTTGGTGGCCCGGTGGATACGCACACCGGTCAGATTGCCACCTCCCACCAGATCGCGGGCTGGTCGGGGCTGAACCTGACGGCCTGGTTGCGTGAACGGACGGCAGCCGCGCCGGTCCGGGTGGAAAACGACGCCAACGTGGCGGCATTGGGCGAGGCCCTGCACGGGGCCGGGCGCCAGTTCCGGCAGGTTTTCTACGTCACCCTGGGCAGTGGCGTCGGGGGTGGGATGGTGATTGATGGTAACATCTACCACGGGGTTCCGCCGGGTGAAACCGAAATTGGCCACATCCGCCTGGACAAATCCGGCAAAACCGTCGAGTCGGTTTGCTCGGGCTGGGCCGTCGATCAGGAAATTCGGCGGGCCATCGCGGATCTTTCTTCCGATTCCATTCTAAAGCAACTGGTCGGTTCGGCGACGGCGGGGGAGGCCCGGTTTCTACGGGAAGCCTTCGACCGGGGAGACCCCACCGCCGGCCAGATTTTCGAGCGACTGGCCGACGATCTGGCTTTTGGGCTGTCGCACGTAGTCCATTTGCTGCATCCCGACGTAATTGTGTTGGGGGGTGGGCTTTCGCTGACCGGCGAACCGTTGCGGGCGGCTGTCGAATCCAACTTGCCGCACTACATCATGGGCGCTTTTCAACCCGGTCCGGCGGTTCGGCTGGCGGAGCTGGGCGAAAACGCTGTTCCGATTGGGGCGTTGAATCTGTCATCAAAATAA
- a CDS encoding D-sedoheptulose-7-phosphate isomerase has protein sequence MQTYFNQYLSHHQAAIDSIPVDQVERIVNLLKTCWEEDRQLFVFGNGGSAANASHFITDLGKGASDKLGKRFRCLSLNDNTAWLTALGNDYSYDDVFAGQLQNYAQPGDLVLTMSVSGSSPNLVKAVQWANDHGLTSVALVGGKRGKLADLAHEVIVIDSEHYGRVEDAHMTICHMLCYAFMEN, from the coding sequence ATGCAAACGTATTTTAACCAATACCTCAGCCATCACCAGGCGGCCATTGATTCGATTCCGGTCGATCAGGTGGAACGGATCGTAAACCTACTGAAAACCTGCTGGGAGGAAGACCGGCAATTGTTTGTGTTTGGCAACGGCGGCAGTGCGGCCAATGCCTCCCATTTTATCACCGATTTAGGCAAGGGCGCTTCCGATAAGCTCGGCAAGCGGTTTCGCTGCCTGTCGCTGAACGATAATACCGCCTGGCTGACGGCTCTGGGCAATGATTATTCGTACGACGATGTGTTTGCGGGACAATTGCAAAACTACGCCCAGCCGGGTGATCTGGTCCTGACCATGAGCGTCAGCGGCAGTTCGCCCAATCTGGTCAAAGCCGTTCAGTGGGCCAACGACCACGGCCTCACCAGTGTTGCGCTCGTCGGCGGGAAACGCGGGAAACTCGCCGATCTGGCCCATGAAGTCATCGTAATCGATTCCGAACACTACGGCCGCGTGGAAGATGCGCACATGACGATCTGCCACATGCTGTGTTACGCGTTTATGGAGAATTGA
- a CDS encoding molybdopterin-dependent oxidoreductase yields MEPEEIAPESDKLDRIVEARMKLKRRFEEAMQNTPSMADDKPLGSGPPNRHGMPQIPKSQTVTKKWPVLDLGHHPNIPLDKWQLAIDGEVEHPIRLKWGDFMALPQTADMSDFHCVTTWSKLDVSWVGVRFSDLAALVMPKETATHVMCYGFDGYSTNLSLEEALKPDVLLVHTVEGQPLPLEHGGPLRMITPQLYAWKGSKWIKRIEFLAGNRLGFWEERGYSNTAYPWRNDRYS; encoded by the coding sequence ATGGAACCTGAAGAAATTGCACCGGAATCTGATAAACTCGACCGGATTGTAGAAGCCCGTATGAAGCTGAAACGCCGGTTTGAGGAGGCCATGCAAAATACACCGTCAATGGCTGACGATAAGCCCCTTGGTTCCGGACCACCGAACCGCCACGGGATGCCGCAGATACCTAAAAGCCAGACGGTAACAAAAAAATGGCCGGTTCTGGATCTGGGCCATCACCCAAATATCCCGCTGGACAAGTGGCAACTGGCCATTGACGGCGAAGTAGAACACCCCATTCGGCTGAAATGGGGAGATTTTATGGCCCTGCCCCAAACGGCAGACATGAGTGATTTCCACTGCGTAACCACCTGGTCGAAGCTCGACGTATCGTGGGTGGGCGTCCGGTTTTCCGATCTGGCAGCGCTGGTGATGCCCAAAGAAACCGCAACCCACGTCATGTGCTACGGCTTTGACGGGTATTCTACCAACCTCTCGCTGGAAGAGGCCCTCAAGCCGGACGTGCTGCTCGTGCATACCGTCGAAGGCCAGCCCCTACCGCTCGAACACGGTGGCCCGCTCCGGATGATCACCCCCCAACTTTACGCCTGGAAAGGCTCCAAATGGATCAAACGCATTGAATTTTTAGCCGGTAATCGGCTGGGTTTCTGGGAAGAGCGGGGCTACTCGAACACGGCCTATCCCTGGCGGAACGACCGGTACAGTTAA
- a CDS encoding YfhO family protein, producing the protein MNFKRFLPHLLAIIGFAVLAVVYCSPVLKGKRLNQHDIIQSIAAGREVVDYHKQTGEWAWWTNSMFGGMPAYMISGDYPTSLTHKLGQYINLLLPDPANYIWLMMVGGFVLMLALGANVWLSAVGAVAYAFMSYDLLSLEAGHVSKILALAYAPGILGGVMIALRGRYLAGAALTALFLGLELYANHVQITYYLAFGILVYVLIESVAALREGRVRQLLLALSALAVAAVLAVGTHTTRLWNAADYVTVSTRGKSELTIKPKAEPGAQQAPPTTTPEDGLGKDYAFQYSYGIGETFTLLIPNYAGGPSVGSLTTSSETYKKMVGIGVDPTMAQQFVQQIFYLYHGNLYSQSGPAYAGAIVIFLFVLGLLIVPGRLKWWALGITLLYIGWAWGKNFPALNYTFFDYFPGFNKFRAVTMTLNLAQLTLVLLGIVAVKQISDKKLTAEQLNRPLMIGLALTAGLSLLIALLPTVFQDFRGPMDDMAVSNLEQGLQNKNLAEQVMAAIIDDRISMLRSDAFRSAILILLVGGLIWLLVRNRIKPVVFYPVLLALVIFDLFGVDKRYFNNDDFVNKQAIQETVSPTPADEQILADKSLDYRVLDVTTSFMSDAKASYFHKSLGGYHAAKMRRYQELADFQLYRNLRESPNAPNAYNVINMLNTKYFITQSQAANPEQQQAPGPPVAVPNPGALGNAWFVQNYRLVPNANAEMQALDTLDTRRNAVVDQRFAEQLNGLKIQPDSAANSIRLISYKPNELTYESNATSEQLAVFSEIYYNVRDEWKATIDGKEVPHLRANYVLRAMRVPAGKHTIVFKFDPVSIRVGKVVDLVCSLLIIAFIGTAVFIENRKKTA; encoded by the coding sequence ATGAATTTCAAACGCTTCCTCCCCCATTTACTTGCCATCATTGGGTTTGCGGTATTGGCCGTTGTGTATTGCTCGCCCGTCCTGAAAGGCAAACGATTGAACCAGCACGACATCATTCAGTCCATTGCCGCCGGGCGCGAAGTCGTTGACTACCACAAACAAACCGGCGAATGGGCCTGGTGGACCAACAGCATGTTTGGCGGCATGCCCGCTTACATGATTTCCGGCGACTACCCCACCAGCCTGACCCACAAGCTGGGCCAATACATCAACCTGCTGCTGCCCGACCCGGCCAATTACATCTGGCTGATGATGGTGGGCGGGTTCGTCCTGATGCTGGCGCTGGGAGCCAACGTCTGGCTGTCGGCGGTGGGGGCGGTGGCCTACGCGTTCATGTCCTACGATCTGCTTAGTCTGGAAGCCGGTCACGTTTCCAAAATTCTGGCACTGGCCTACGCCCCGGGCATTCTGGGCGGAGTCATGATCGCCCTGCGCGGTCGTTACCTGGCCGGAGCGGCCCTGACGGCCCTGTTTTTAGGACTCGAACTCTACGCCAACCACGTCCAGATTACGTACTACCTGGCCTTTGGTATTCTCGTTTACGTTTTGATTGAAAGCGTTGCCGCCCTTCGGGAAGGCCGCGTCCGTCAGTTGTTGCTGGCCTTGTCGGCCCTGGCCGTTGCCGCCGTGCTGGCCGTCGGAACCCACACCACCCGGCTCTGGAATGCCGCCGATTACGTAACGGTTTCAACCCGCGGCAAATCCGAACTAACCATCAAGCCCAAAGCCGAACCCGGCGCACAACAGGCCCCGCCGACCACCACCCCCGAAGACGGTTTGGGGAAAGACTACGCTTTTCAGTACAGCTACGGCATTGGTGAAACGTTTACGCTGCTGATTCCAAACTACGCGGGCGGTCCTTCAGTGGGATCATTGACCACCAGTTCCGAGACCTATAAAAAGATGGTCGGCATTGGTGTCGATCCAACGATGGCCCAGCAGTTTGTGCAACAGATTTTTTACCTGTATCACGGAAACTTGTACAGCCAGAGTGGACCGGCTTATGCGGGCGCTATTGTCATTTTTCTATTTGTACTCGGCCTGCTCATCGTTCCCGGACGCCTGAAATGGTGGGCACTGGGCATTACCCTCCTGTACATTGGCTGGGCGTGGGGGAAGAACTTTCCGGCGCTCAACTACACGTTCTTCGACTATTTTCCGGGCTTCAACAAATTCCGGGCGGTGACGATGACGCTTAATCTGGCTCAACTGACCCTTGTTTTGCTTGGCATTGTGGCTGTTAAGCAGATTAGCGATAAAAAACTAACCGCTGAGCAGCTAAATCGTCCTCTGATGATTGGTCTGGCGCTTACCGCTGGCCTGTCGTTGCTCATAGCACTTCTTCCGACGGTTTTCCAGGATTTCCGGGGACCAATGGATGATATGGCGGTGAGCAATCTGGAACAAGGTTTGCAAAATAAAAACCTCGCCGAACAGGTGATGGCGGCCATCATCGACGACCGCATCAGTATGCTTCGTTCGGATGCGTTCCGGTCGGCTATCCTGATTTTGCTGGTGGGTGGCTTGATCTGGCTGCTGGTTCGAAACCGGATCAAGCCGGTGGTGTTCTACCCGGTTCTGCTGGCGCTGGTGATCTTTGATTTGTTCGGCGTGGATAAACGGTATTTCAACAACGACGATTTTGTTAACAAACAGGCCATTCAGGAGACGGTTTCTCCGACGCCCGCCGACGAGCAGATTCTGGCCGACAAGTCGCTGGATTACCGGGTGCTGGATGTAACGACGTCTTTCATGAGCGACGCCAAAGCCTCTTACTTCCACAAGTCTCTTGGCGGATACCATGCCGCCAAAATGCGCCGGTATCAGGAGCTGGCCGATTTCCAGCTTTACCGGAATTTGCGGGAGTCGCCAAACGCTCCGAATGCGTACAACGTCATCAACATGCTCAACACCAAGTATTTTATTACGCAGTCGCAGGCGGCAAACCCCGAACAGCAACAGGCGCCGGGGCCTCCGGTGGCCGTGCCGAATCCGGGTGCACTGGGGAATGCCTGGTTTGTTCAGAATTACCGGCTGGTGCCAAACGCAAACGCCGAAATGCAGGCCCTCGATACGCTGGATACCCGCCGAAATGCCGTGGTCGATCAGCGGTTTGCCGAACAGTTGAACGGCCTGAAAATTCAGCCGGATTCGGCGGCTAATTCCATTCGCCTGATCAGCTACAAGCCCAACGAACTGACGTACGAAAGCAACGCTACCAGTGAGCAGCTGGCGGTTTTTTCGGAGATCTACTACAACGTCCGCGACGAGTGGAAAGCCACCATCGACGGCAAGGAAGTGCCGCACCTGCGGGCGAATTACGTGCTGCGGGCCATGCGGGTTCCGGCGGGCAAACACACCATCGTCTTCAAATTTGATCCGGTCTCGATCCGGGTCGGAAAGGTGGTCGACCTCGTTTGTTCCTTATTGATTATCGCGTTCATCGGAACCGCCGTTTTCATCGAAAACCGCAAAAAAACCGCCTAG
- a CDS encoding endonuclease MutS2 produces MLYPDSFEQKLGFDKIRDLLREACLSPLGQSYVDKIRFSDNFQLIDKMLRQVSEFKTIVQYEPEFPSSNYLDIRPQLGKIRIEGMMLTEQEFFDLKLTLRTIQQCLRFLAGKEKESFPYLTELAESISVDKKLTEAIERVIDDRGNVRDSASPELANIRRRIISEQAALRRKMDSIMKSARQQGWMPEDSSLTIRNGRVVIPIAAEHKRRLKGFIHDESSTGQTVFIEPAEVLDANNEIRELEYEERREIARILRELTALLRPYLPDLQRATTFLGLIDFIRAKAKLAVQIDADMPKLVNQPMVDWLQARHPLLHLSFQKQGKKVVPLTLRLDTSQRILIISGPNAGGKSVALKTIGLLQYMLQSGLLIPVIEGSTAGIFQNLFIDIGDEQSLENDLSTYSSHLTSMKAFVTFANRKTLFLIDEFGTGTEPGLGGAIAEAILEELTKSGAYGVINTHYTNLKLFADKTTGLVNGAMRFDGENLEPLYELEIGRPGSSFAFEIASKIGLPKPVIDRAKEKLGSQQVNLEKLLKELDIEKRVFAEKNLEVGINQRKLAQQLAETNALKTRLDNDQKRILNEAKQKAKALVAEANQRIENTIREIKENKAERDMTRLVRQELEQFDKKELRQEALADEPTRNADKTETEEFLPDNTAITVGSFVRIKGQTTIGEVLSLRGKDAEIRIGDLKSNIKLNRLEKVSRKVYREAVGESNRPRLQGIDLNEKMMNFSFNLDIRGKRGEEALVELDNFINNALMLGYSELRIVHGKGDGILRTLVRNQLRTFPQVASMQDEHADRGGAGVTVVKLS; encoded by the coding sequence ATGCTTTACCCTGATTCATTCGAACAAAAATTAGGTTTTGATAAAATCCGCGACTTACTCCGGGAAGCTTGTTTGAGTCCGCTCGGACAGTCGTATGTTGATAAAATACGGTTTTCCGACAACTTCCAGTTGATCGACAAAATGCTGCGGCAGGTGTCCGAGTTCAAAACCATCGTGCAGTACGAACCGGAATTTCCGTCGTCCAACTACCTGGATATTCGCCCGCAACTGGGCAAAATCCGGATTGAGGGCATGATGCTCACGGAGCAGGAATTCTTTGATCTCAAACTGACGCTCCGGACCATCCAGCAGTGCCTGCGTTTTCTGGCCGGAAAGGAAAAAGAAAGCTTTCCGTACCTGACCGAGCTGGCCGAATCCATTAGCGTTGATAAAAAGCTGACGGAAGCCATCGAGCGCGTCATCGACGACCGTGGAAACGTTCGTGATTCGGCTTCCCCCGAACTGGCCAACATCCGCCGACGCATCATCAGCGAACAGGCGGCTTTGCGCCGAAAAATGGACAGCATCATGAAAAGCGCCCGCCAGCAGGGCTGGATGCCGGAAGACAGTTCGCTGACCATCCGGAACGGACGGGTTGTTATTCCGATTGCCGCCGAACACAAACGACGGTTGAAAGGCTTTATTCACGATGAGTCATCCACAGGACAGACGGTATTTATCGAACCGGCGGAAGTGCTGGACGCCAACAACGAAATCCGCGAACTGGAATACGAGGAACGGCGCGAAATTGCCCGGATTCTGCGCGAGCTGACGGCCTTGCTCCGCCCCTACCTTCCGGATTTGCAGCGGGCTACCACGTTTCTGGGTCTGATCGATTTCATTCGTGCCAAAGCCAAACTGGCCGTGCAGATTGATGCCGACATGCCCAAACTGGTCAACCAGCCGATGGTCGACTGGCTTCAGGCCCGGCACCCGCTGCTGCATCTGTCGTTCCAGAAACAAGGCAAGAAGGTCGTTCCGCTCACCCTGCGGCTCGATACCAGCCAGCGCATTCTGATCATCTCCGGGCCGAACGCCGGGGGTAAGTCCGTGGCGCTCAAAACCATTGGATTGTTGCAGTACATGCTCCAGAGCGGTTTGCTGATTCCGGTCATTGAAGGCTCAACGGCGGGTATTTTCCAGAACCTGTTTATCGACATTGGCGACGAACAATCGCTGGAAAACGACCTCAGTACCTACAGCTCCCACCTGACCAGCATGAAGGCGTTTGTGACCTTCGCCAACCGCAAGACGCTGTTTCTCATCGACGAATTTGGTACCGGAACCGAACCGGGTCTGGGGGGCGCCATTGCCGAAGCCATTCTGGAAGAGTTGACCAAATCCGGGGCGTATGGGGTCATCAATACGCACTACACCAACCTGAAACTGTTTGCCGACAAAACGACGGGTCTGGTGAACGGGGCCATGCGGTTTGACGGGGAAAATCTTGAGCCGCTGTACGAACTCGAAATTGGCCGTCCGGGTAGCTCGTTTGCGTTTGAAATTGCTTCGAAGATCGGTCTGCCCAAACCGGTGATCGACCGGGCCAAGGAAAAGCTCGGCTCCCAGCAGGTAAACCTCGAAAAACTGCTGAAAGAACTCGATATTGAGAAGCGGGTCTTTGCCGAAAAGAACCTGGAAGTCGGGATTAATCAGCGGAAACTGGCGCAGCAACTGGCCGAAACCAACGCCCTGAAAACCCGGCTCGACAACGACCAGAAACGGATTCTGAACGAAGCCAAGCAGAAGGCGAAAGCGCTGGTGGCCGAAGCCAATCAGCGGATTGAAAATACCATTCGCGAGATTAAGGAAAACAAGGCCGAACGCGACATGACCCGGCTGGTCCGGCAGGAACTCGAGCAGTTTGATAAAAAAGAACTCCGACAGGAAGCACTGGCCGACGAACCGACCCGCAACGCCGATAAAACTGAAACAGAGGAGTTTCTACCCGATAATACCGCCATTACCGTTGGTAGTTTTGTCCGGATCAAGGGCCAGACCACCATTGGCGAGGTGCTTTCCCTGCGCGGGAAAGACGCCGAAATCCGGATTGGTGACCTGAAATCCAACATCAAGCTCAACCGTCTGGAGAAAGTTAGCCGCAAGGTTTACCGCGAAGCCGTGGGCGAATCGAACCGTCCCCGACTGCAGGGCATCGACCTGAATGAGAAGATGATGAACTTCAGCTTCAACCTCGACATTCGGGGCAAACGGGGCGAAGAAGCGCTGGTGGAACTGGACAATTTCATCAACAACGCCCTGATGCTGGGCTACTCCGAACTCCGGATTGTTCACGGCAAGGGCGACGGTATTCTGCGTACGCTGGTCCGTAACCAGCTTCGGACGTTCCCGCAGGTGGCTTCCATGCAGGACGAACACGCCGACCGCGGGGGCGCCGGGGTGACGGTCGTAAAACTGTCGTAA
- a CDS encoding hydroxymethylglutaryl-CoA lyase — protein sequence MDSFKLIECPRDAMQGLHGFIPTEDKIRYLNALLWVGFDTLDFGSFVSPQAVPQMRDTAEVLAGLDLSGTPTKLLAIVANLRGAERAVTYPQIQYLGFPLSVSETFQLRNTNKTIEQAFAEVQNIQNLCVEHGKKLVVYLSMGFGNPYGDPYSPELIGRFTERLVQLGVTIIAPSDTVGTSTPDGIETLFRHLLHAFPAVEFGAHLHSRPDQVAEKVQAAWRAGVRRIDGALLGFGGCPMAADELTGNLPTEQVVDLLGQAGVTLTIDRTRLAEALVLSAEILGARP from the coding sequence ATGGATTCGTTTAAACTGATTGAATGTCCCCGCGATGCGATGCAGGGGTTACACGGTTTCATCCCGACGGAGGACAAAATCCGGTACCTGAACGCCCTGTTGTGGGTGGGTTTTGATACGCTCGATTTCGGCAGTTTTGTGTCTCCCCAAGCCGTTCCGCAGATGCGCGATACAGCCGAAGTACTGGCCGGACTGGACCTGAGCGGCACCCCGACGAAATTGCTTGCCATTGTAGCCAACCTTCGCGGGGCCGAGCGGGCGGTGACGTACCCCCAGATTCAGTACCTGGGTTTTCCGCTGTCGGTTTCGGAAACGTTTCAGCTGCGCAACACCAACAAGACCATTGAACAGGCGTTTGCGGAGGTACAAAATATTCAGAACCTGTGTGTTGAGCACGGGAAAAAACTGGTCGTTTACCTGTCGATGGGGTTTGGCAATCCGTACGGAGATCCCTACAGTCCTGAGTTAATTGGACGATTTACCGAGCGGCTGGTTCAACTTGGCGTTACCATTATTGCGCCTTCGGATACCGTTGGCACTTCGACGCCCGATGGCATTGAAACCCTGTTCCGGCATTTGCTGCACGCATTTCCGGCCGTCGAATTCGGGGCTCACCTGCATTCCCGGCCCGATCAGGTGGCCGAAAAAGTGCAGGCCGCCTGGCGGGCGGGTGTCCGCCGTATCGACGGCGCGTTGCTCGGTTTCGGTGGCTGTCCGATGGCGGCCGATGAGCTAACCGGCAACCTGCCCACCGAGCAGGTGGTGGACCTGCTCGGACAGGCCGGTGTTACATTGACGATTGATCGAACCCGCTTGGCCGAAGCGCTGGTTTTATCGGCCGAAATCCTGGGCGCGCGCCCTTAG